In Naumovozyma dairenensis CBS 421 chromosome 2, complete genome, the following are encoded in one genomic region:
- the CCT7 gene encoding chaperonin-containing T-complex subunit CCT7 (similar to Saccharomyces cerevisiae CCT7 (YJL111W); ancestral locus Anc_1.248): MNFGNRTPTIVVLKEGTDASQGKGQIISNINACIAIQETLKPTLGPLGSDILIVTSNQKTTISNDGATILRLLDVVHPAARTLVDISRAQDAEVGDGTTSVTILAGELMKEAKPFLEEGISSHIIMKGYRTAVRLAVEKIKELATDVSVEHEGSRELLERCARTAMSSKLIYKNADFFVKMCVDAVLSLDKDDLDDKLIGIKKIPGGAMEESMFIDGVAFKKTFSYAGFEQQPKNFKNPKILSLNVELELKAEKDNAEVRVEQVSDYQAIVDAEWQIILDKLEQIKDTGANIVLSKLPIGDLATQYFADRNIFCAGRVSSDDMNRVIQAVGGSIQSTTSDIKPDYLGTCETFEEIQIGAERYNLFKGCPQAKTCTLLLRGGAEQVIAEVERSLHDAIMIVKRALQNKLVVAGGGAIEMEISKYLRDYSKTIAGKQQLIINAFAKALEVIPRQLCENAGFDAVELLNKLRLAHSKGEKWFGVDFETENIGDNFSKFVWEPALVKINALQSATEATNLILSVDETITNQEHQSANAGMMPPAPGGGRGRGVPMQ, translated from the coding sequence ATGAATTTTGGTAACAGAACTCCAACCATTGTTGTCCTTAAAGAAGGTACCGATGCCTCCCAAGGCAAAGGTCAGATTATTTCCAACATCAATGCATGCATTGCTATCCAAGAAACATTGAAGCCAACATTAGGTCCCCTAGGTTCTGACATTTTGATTGTAACATCAAACCAAAAGACAACCATCTCCAATGATGGTGCTACTATTTTAAGATTGTTAGATGTTGTACATCCAGCTGCAAGAACTCTAGTGGATATTTCAAGAGCTCAAGATGCCGAAGTCGGTGATGGGACTACAAGTGTGACTATTCTTGCCGGGGAACTAATGAAGGAGGCAAAACCATTCTTGGAAGAAGGTATTTCTTctcatattattatgaaggGTTATAGAACTGCAGTTCGGCTAGCTGTTGAGaagattaaagaattaGCAACCGATGTCTCAGTTGAACATGAAGGAAGTAGAGAATTACTAGAACGTTGTGCTAGAACTGCCATGAGCTCCAAACTGATTTATAAGAATGCTGATTTCTTCGTTAAGATGTGTGTCGATGCAGttttatcattagataaagatgatttaGATGATAAGTTGATTGGTATTAAGAAAATTCCAGGTGGAGCTATGGAGGAATCCATGTTTATTGATGGTGTTGCCTTTAAGAAAACCTTCTCATATGCTGGGTTTGAACAACAACCAAAGAATTTTAAGAACCCTAAGATCTTAAGTTTAAATGTTGAATTAGAGTTGAAAGCTGAAAAGGATAACGCAGAAGTCCGTGTAGAACAAGTATCTGATTACCAAGCTATTGTGGATGCTGAATGGCAAATTATTCTTGATAAATTGGAACAAATCAAAGACACGGGTGCAAATATTGTATTATCTAAACTTCCAATCGGTGATTTAGCTACACAATACTTTGCTGACAGGAATATTTTCTGTGCTGGTAGAGTTAGTTCTGATGATATGAATCGTGTAATCCAAGCTGTAGGGGGTTCGATACAGTCCACCACTTCGGATATTAAACCGGACTATTTAGGTACGTGTGaaacttttgaagaaatacaGATTGGTGCTGAACGTTACAATTTATTCAAAGGTTGTCCACAAGCTAAAACATGCACATTACTTTTAAGAGGTGGTGCTGAACAAGTCATTGCTGAAGTAGAAAGATCTTTGCATGATGCCATCATGATCGTTAAGAGAGCATTACAAAACAAATTAGTCGTTGCCGGTGGTGGTGCCattgaaatggaaatatCTAAATATCTAAGAGATTATTCTAAAACTATTGCCGGTAAGCAACAACTTATTATCAATGCATTCGCTAAAGCTTTAGAAGTTATTCCAAGACAATTATGTGAGAACGCTGGGTTTGATGCTgtagaattattgaataaattaagATTGGCCCACAGTAAAGGTGAAAAATGGTTTGGTGTAGATTTTGAAACTGAAAACATTGGTGATAACTTTAGCAAATTTGTATGGGAACCAGCTTTAGTGAAAATTAATGCATTGCAAAGTGCGACAGAAGCTAcgaatttgattttgtcTGTCGATGAAACTATTACTAATCAAGAACATCAATCAGCCAACGCTGGCATGATGCCACCTGCTCCAGGTGGAGGTAGAGGTAGAGGAGTACCAATGCAATAA